One window of the Cryptomeria japonica chromosome 7, Sugi_1.0, whole genome shotgun sequence genome contains the following:
- the LOC131046062 gene encoding secreted RxLR effector protein 161-like → MVTGCKLSKEDESPNANQTQYRSMIGSLLYVNATRPDIMQVVDVVAWYQEAPKETHVQAVKRIIKYLKGTMDFGLWYPKGDYFTLKEYIDAKWVSDTDDRKNTSGGAFFLGNNLVTWLSKKQALVSLSTVEAKYIAAACCT, encoded by the coding sequence ATGGTCACAGGTTGCAAGCTTAgtaaagaagatgaatctcctaatGCGAATCAAActcaatatagatctatgattgggagTCTTCTCTATGTGAATGCTACAAGGCCAGAcattatgcaagttgttgatgtgGTTGCATGGTATCAAGAAGCACCAAAGGAAACACATGTGCAAGCAGTGAAAAGAATCATcaagtatttgaaaggtactatggaTTTTGGGTTGTGGTACCCAAAGGGTGATTATTTCACTCTCAAGGAATACATAGATGCAAAATGGGTGAGTGACacggatgatagaaaaaacactaGTGGAGGGGCTTTCTTCCTTGGCAACAATCTTGTAACTTGGCTAAGCAAGAAACAAGCTTTAGTGTCTCTATCTACTGTAGAGGCAAAGTATATTGCAGCAGCATGTTGTACCTAA
- the LOC131046061 gene encoding uncharacterized protein LOC131046061: protein MKFDSNIYVLEEMKDLDKLTKDGLYGTLTTYEMRREDKPSQKEVSFKESKKKDKHHVPNESSSSESEETNAYFMRKFKKGKSKNERNFRCYNCGKIGHYALNYPQNESESSEDDKKTYSKRKGNKKYKKNYSKHNKSLYSKKDSSSSEESLEDCSSSDQEEILFMAILEENDEREKEEEQDVSCVEEDVDLVEDLYYAYKKIERLKEKVSKYKTRCQESIELIEDLKMQIEEAKRVEEITINHLKEKDEE from the coding sequence ATGAAATTTGACTCCAATATTTATGTGCTTGAAGAAATGAAAGATTTGGACAAGCTAACAAAGGATGGATTGTATGGGACTCtcacaacctatgaaatgagaaggGAAGACAAGCCATCACAAAAGGAAGTATCCTTCAAGGAATCAAAGAAGAAGGATAAACATCATGTACCAAATGAAAGTTCAAGCAGTGAATCAGAAGAAACAAATGCTTacttcatgagaaaattcaaaaagggtAAGAGCAAAAACGAAAGAAACTTTAGATGCTACAATTGTGGGAAAATTGGACACTATGCTTTAAATTATCCTCAAAATGAAAGTGAAAGTAGTGAAGATGATAAGAAGACTTATTCCAAAAGGAAAGGTAATAAAAAATATAAGAAGAACTACTCCAAACATAATAAGAGTCTCTATTCTAAGAAAGACTCTAGCTCATCTGAAGAGAGTCTTGAGGATTGCTCTAGCAGTGATCAAGAAGAAATACTTTTCATGGCCATATTGGAAGAAAATGATGAAAGGgagaaagaagaagaacaagatgtGAGTTGTGTTGAAGAGGATGTAGATCTTGTAGAAGATTTGTACTATGCATACAAGAAAATTGAAAGGTTAAAGGAAAAGGTCTCAAAATACAAAACAAGATGTCAAGAATCAATTGAGCTTATAGAAGACCTGAAAATGCAAATAGAAGAAGCCAAAAGAGTGGAGGAAATAACAATCAATCACCTCAAGGAAAAAGATGAAGAATGA